The Nesterenkonia xinjiangensis genome contains a region encoding:
- a CDS encoding extracellular solute-binding protein — protein MTLRPRVTGRALPAVATTLAGLFALSACGTDDAAAEGEAGGTLVVYTNSDGEGRGDWLTERAEEDGMDIEIVGIGGGDLTDRLMAEAGNPVADVVFGLNHVFFSQLVENDVVAPYTPSWSEDVASPELGDPSGDGNFWPVVQQGIPLVYALDAVDPESAPTDWLDLWEDPQWHGRYETVADLGGATTQMVISGILDRYQDPNGELGVSAEGWKQIEMYFDHGDPAVPETDLWLRMAEGEVDMGQQPGTSSLANREEEYGIEVGLVEPEMGIPFAVEQVAVVNGTDQEARAQEFIDWFGSAETQSAWSEEFGSMPAVQGAIDEADPEIVELHEDLRQQDIDWDFVGENLPSWIEKIELEYLP, from the coding sequence ATGACACTCCGTCCCCGCGTCACCGGTCGGGCCTTGCCCGCCGTCGCCACCACCCTTGCAGGACTCTTCGCGCTCAGTGCGTGCGGAACTGACGACGCCGCCGCGGAGGGAGAAGCCGGCGGCACCCTCGTGGTGTACACGAACTCCGACGGCGAAGGTCGCGGCGACTGGCTCACCGAGCGCGCCGAAGAGGACGGCATGGACATCGAGATCGTGGGCATCGGCGGTGGTGACCTGACCGACCGGCTGATGGCGGAGGCTGGAAACCCGGTGGCCGACGTCGTCTTCGGCCTCAACCACGTGTTCTTCTCCCAGCTCGTCGAGAACGACGTGGTCGCCCCGTACACCCCATCCTGGTCCGAGGACGTGGCGTCGCCCGAACTGGGCGATCCTTCCGGGGACGGGAACTTCTGGCCCGTGGTGCAGCAGGGCATCCCGCTGGTCTACGCCCTTGATGCGGTCGATCCAGAGAGCGCCCCCACCGACTGGCTCGATCTCTGGGAAGACCCCCAGTGGCATGGCCGCTACGAAACCGTCGCTGACCTCGGCGGCGCCACCACGCAGATGGTGATCTCCGGGATCCTGGACCGCTACCAGGACCCCAACGGTGAGCTCGGCGTCTCCGCGGAGGGCTGGAAGCAGATCGAGATGTACTTCGACCACGGAGACCCGGCCGTTCCCGAAACGGACCTCTGGCTGCGCATGGCCGAGGGGGAGGTCGATATGGGCCAGCAGCCCGGCACCTCTAGCCTCGCGAACCGCGAAGAGGAATACGGCATCGAAGTCGGCCTGGTCGAGCCTGAGATGGGCATCCCCTTCGCCGTGGAGCAGGTCGCCGTGGTCAACGGCACCGACCAGGAGGCCCGGGCCCAGGAGTTCATCGACTGGTTCGGCAGCGCCGAGACCCAGTCCGCATGGTCCGAGGAGTTCGGCTCCATGCCGGCAGTCCAGGGCGCCATCGACGAGGCGGACCCGGAGATCGTGGAGCTGCACGAAGATCTCCGGCAGCAGGACATCGACTGGGACTTCGTCGGCGAGAACCTGCCGTCCTGGATCGAGAAGATCGAGCTCGAGTACCTGCCGTGA
- a CDS encoding metallophosphoesterase: MSLRAAEYPHPHHTLVHLSDTHFVTPGELLSGTGHPRDRLKEILTSLVAAEIRPAALIITGDLADRGEASAYRELRSVLTPAAEQMGTEIAWVMGNHDHRETVRRELLDAPASDAPYDTTVMIGGLRLIILDSTVPGKHHGELSEEQLVWLAEVLREPAPEGSILAMHHPPLPCVQDLAVTVELREQQLLAEVVRGTDLRAILAGHLHYSTTATFAGIPVSVAGATSCTQDLFTPRRGTRARDAAQGLNLVHVYDHTIMHTVVPMAGGVTVGRDVDAAGTARLLAEDEVYIPSRAR; the protein is encoded by the coding sequence ATGTCACTTCGCGCCGCCGAGTACCCGCACCCGCACCACACCTTGGTCCATCTCTCGGACACCCACTTCGTCACCCCTGGGGAGCTGCTCTCCGGCACCGGTCATCCGCGCGACCGACTGAAGGAGATCCTGACCTCGCTCGTCGCCGCGGAGATCAGGCCCGCAGCGCTGATCATCACCGGAGACTTGGCGGATCGCGGTGAAGCTTCCGCCTACCGGGAGTTGAGATCGGTTCTCACTCCGGCAGCCGAGCAGATGGGAACCGAGATCGCGTGGGTCATGGGAAACCACGATCACCGGGAGACCGTTCGGCGAGAGCTGCTCGACGCACCGGCCAGCGACGCGCCGTATGACACCACGGTGATGATCGGGGGGCTGCGCCTGATCATTCTCGATTCCACCGTCCCGGGGAAGCATCACGGGGAGCTCAGCGAGGAGCAGCTGGTGTGGCTCGCAGAGGTCCTGCGTGAGCCGGCGCCCGAGGGAAGCATCCTCGCCATGCATCACCCGCCGCTGCCGTGTGTGCAGGACCTCGCCGTCACAGTGGAGCTGCGCGAGCAGCAGCTGTTGGCCGAGGTCGTGCGGGGCACCGACCTTCGAGCGATCCTGGCCGGTCACCTGCACTATTCGACCACCGCGACGTTCGCCGGGATCCCGGTGTCTGTGGCCGGGGCGACGTCGTGCACCCAGGACCTCTTCACGCCCCGCCGCGGCACTCGCGCTCGTGACGCCGCCCAGGGACTGAACCTCGTCCATGTGTATGACCACACGATCATGCATACCGTGGTGCCCATGGCCGGTGGGGTCACGGTGGGTCGCGACGTCGACGCAGCAGGCACCGCCCGGCTGTTGGCGGAGGATGAGGTCTATATCCCGTCCCGGGCCCGGTGA
- a CDS encoding LacI family DNA-binding transcriptional regulator codes for MPTELWGSPTVEDVARVAGVSKSTVSRALLGRDRVSEATQQKVRAAAARLGYVPNVLAAELANHTSSTVGLLLRDASNPAYGLMFTRLHEEARAAGLRVLSSTIRPGPGDRAAEEISTLHWMMGLKVSGLIVATGGVASEELRPFHAQIPIIRAGRPEPTGQVHAVSYDERLAARALTDHVLVHGHRQVAVLTPPEEISYPEHVRATSMTEFLRAHGATVTVIPVDRLERGLTRTVQLVGDRDVSAVMCPSDIRQLEVIRVLDDAGFSVPEDASVTGCDGIMPGLDVMGLTSYRIGVEVLAERVIANLSRLLEAGGWSAGIEPRRALDARDTSGAQDMRSLYATEKVHELIPGALIPGRTVAAPLSR; via the coding sequence ATGCCGACTGAACTCTGGGGATCCCCCACGGTGGAAGACGTGGCCCGAGTGGCAGGCGTGTCGAAGTCGACCGTCTCGCGCGCACTCCTCGGCCGCGACCGAGTGTCTGAGGCCACTCAGCAGAAGGTGCGGGCCGCCGCCGCACGCCTGGGCTACGTTCCCAATGTGCTCGCCGCCGAACTCGCGAACCACACCTCCTCGACCGTGGGGCTGCTGCTGCGAGACGCCTCCAACCCCGCCTACGGGCTGATGTTCACCAGGCTGCATGAGGAGGCCCGTGCCGCAGGGCTTCGCGTCCTCTCCTCCACCATCCGACCCGGGCCGGGGGACCGTGCGGCCGAAGAGATCTCCACCCTGCACTGGATGATGGGGCTGAAGGTCTCCGGGCTGATCGTCGCCACCGGCGGGGTGGCCAGCGAAGAGCTCCGCCCCTTTCACGCCCAGATACCGATCATCCGGGCCGGCAGGCCTGAACCCACCGGTCAGGTGCACGCGGTCTCCTACGATGAGCGGCTCGCGGCTCGCGCGCTCACGGACCATGTCCTCGTCCATGGTCACCGTCAGGTCGCGGTCCTCACCCCACCCGAGGAGATCTCCTACCCCGAGCACGTGCGGGCGACGTCGATGACGGAGTTCCTGCGTGCGCACGGGGCGACGGTCACTGTCATCCCCGTGGATCGACTGGAGCGGGGACTCACCCGCACGGTGCAGCTGGTGGGCGACCGTGACGTCAGCGCGGTGATGTGCCCTTCCGACATCCGCCAGCTGGAGGTGATCAGGGTCCTGGACGACGCCGGGTTCAGCGTGCCTGAGGACGCCTCGGTCACCGGGTGCGACGGCATCATGCCCGGACTCGACGTCATGGGACTCACCAGCTACCGAATCGGGGTGGAGGTGCTGGCCGAACGCGTCATCGCGAACCTGTCCCGCCTTCTGGAAGCAGGCGGGTGGTCCGCTGGAATCGAACCACGACGTGCCCTTGACGCCCGAGACACCAGTGGCGCACAGGACATGCGCAGCCTGTACGCCACCGAGAAGGTCCACGAACTGATCCCCGGCGCGCTGATCCCCGGCCGCACCGTGGCCGCTCCCCTGAGCAGGTGA
- a CDS encoding galactokinase, with protein MHSDDVARLEPGHQREISEGLHARFAEQFGRRADGVWFAPGRANLNGEHVDFHGGHCLPMALAHGTYVAAAPREDGLLRLRTLDPGLDDGIQTVSIAAIDALVRADAGEGSAGEAPPITDVHSIVPGVTSGWTHYVAGTLWALQQLGGELPELAVRQGFGADLLISSTLPIGGGLSSSAALECSAMLAFVALATPLGEQNPGPALGAALDDALRARLAAACMRAEVEVVGAGTGGLDQTVSLRGRADHLVSLDCRNFSVEHRPTSRLLGEHTFLAIDTQQAHWLGDGQFDDRRADSEAAMRLLGADQLRDVLPESPHPGDVDAGLARFDTLTGGAEAIEGRRTSACRRRLRHALTEMLRSEQLDRILGDEKLEPSAGAQQVGHILDAGHASMRDDAQVSFPAADAIVESARAAGALGARLIGGGFGGSVLVLVPRSREDDVVQAVHRMCVEQGFTAPRFLHVAPSAAARPVG; from the coding sequence ATGCATTCCGACGACGTCGCCCGCCTCGAGCCCGGACACCAGCGCGAGATCAGCGAGGGGTTGCACGCCCGGTTCGCTGAGCAGTTCGGGCGGCGGGCCGACGGCGTCTGGTTCGCCCCGGGGCGCGCGAACCTCAACGGCGAGCACGTGGACTTCCACGGGGGCCACTGCCTGCCGATGGCGCTGGCGCACGGCACCTATGTGGCCGCCGCCCCCCGGGAGGACGGCCTGCTGCGGCTGCGGACCCTGGACCCCGGGCTCGACGACGGGATCCAGACGGTGAGCATCGCGGCGATCGACGCCCTGGTGCGCGCCGACGCCGGCGAGGGCAGCGCCGGGGAGGCACCGCCCATCACGGATGTGCACTCGATCGTGCCGGGGGTGACCTCCGGCTGGACCCACTACGTGGCCGGAACCCTGTGGGCGCTGCAGCAGCTGGGCGGAGAGCTCCCGGAGCTGGCGGTGCGTCAGGGCTTCGGTGCGGACCTGCTGATCTCCTCCACGCTGCCGATCGGCGGCGGACTGTCCTCCTCGGCGGCGCTGGAGTGCTCGGCGATGCTGGCGTTCGTGGCACTGGCCACCCCGCTGGGGGAGCAGAATCCAGGCCCGGCACTGGGTGCGGCTCTGGACGATGCGCTGCGCGCCCGTCTTGCGGCGGCCTGCATGCGGGCCGAGGTGGAGGTGGTCGGCGCCGGCACCGGAGGCCTGGATCAGACGGTGAGCCTGCGCGGACGAGCCGATCATCTGGTCTCCCTGGACTGCCGGAACTTCTCTGTGGAGCACCGGCCCACCTCGCGGCTCCTGGGGGAGCACACGTTCCTGGCGATCGACACCCAGCAGGCGCACTGGCTGGGCGATGGTCAGTTCGACGACCGGCGCGCCGACTCCGAGGCGGCGATGCGCCTGCTCGGGGCGGACCAGCTGCGGGACGTGCTCCCGGAGAGCCCGCACCCCGGTGACGTCGACGCCGGCCTGGCCCGGTTCGACACGCTGACCGGCGGCGCAGAGGCGATCGAGGGTCGCCGCACCTCCGCATGTCGGAGGCGGCTGCGCCATGCGCTGACCGAGATGCTGCGCTCCGAGCAGCTGGACCGGATCCTGGGCGACGAGAAGCTGGAACCCAGTGCCGGGGCGCAGCAGGTCGGGCACATCCTGGATGCCGGCCACGCCTCCATGCGCGACGACGCCCAGGTCTCCTTTCCCGCGGCGGATGCGATCGTGGAGTCCGCCCGTGCCGCCGGGGCGCTGGGCGCCCGGCTGATCGGCGGCGGATTCGGCGGCTCCGTCCTGGTGCTGGTCCCGAGGAGCCGAGAGGACGACGTCGTACAGGCTGTGCACCGGATGTGCGTGGAGCAGGGATTCACCGCCCCGAGGTTCCTGCACGTGGCGCCGTCCGCGGCGGCACGCCCGGTGGGGTGA
- a CDS encoding ATP-binding cassette domain-containing protein yields the protein MIHYEDIEVSFGDFTAIPALNLDVAEGEFFTLLGPSGCGKTTALRALAGFVQPSRGEIYVDGRPVSRLPSDKRGVGMVFQNYALFPSMTVWENIAFGLRLRRHSAAERRELVAEVAERVDLSAEQLQKHPSELSGGQQQRVAIARALVLRPKILLLDEPLSNLDAKLRHQLRAQLKELQSEFGITTLYVTHDQDEALTMSDRIAVFNAGRVEQVGTPEEIYDHSANEFVCRFIGAATQLSGKLAADLGHEVTSSCFLRLEKPLLETPGAPLLPVYRRISAVVQSLAYHGTHTIYTVEARGTALKILVREDGGGKAGPGDEVEVGVNPEHVLAYPSAGVS from the coding sequence GTGATCCACTACGAAGACATCGAAGTCAGCTTCGGAGACTTCACGGCGATTCCCGCACTGAACCTCGACGTGGCCGAGGGGGAGTTCTTCACCCTCCTCGGCCCTTCGGGATGCGGAAAGACGACGGCCCTGCGCGCGCTGGCCGGCTTCGTGCAGCCCTCACGAGGTGAGATCTACGTTGACGGCAGGCCGGTGAGTCGGCTGCCCAGTGATAAGCGCGGCGTGGGCATGGTGTTTCAGAACTATGCCCTCTTCCCCTCCATGACGGTCTGGGAGAACATCGCCTTCGGACTGAGGCTGCGCAGGCACAGCGCGGCGGAACGCCGTGAACTGGTGGCCGAGGTCGCCGAGCGAGTGGATCTGAGCGCCGAGCAGCTTCAGAAGCACCCTTCCGAGCTCTCTGGCGGGCAGCAGCAGCGCGTCGCCATCGCCCGCGCCCTGGTGCTGCGCCCGAAGATCCTGCTGCTCGACGAGCCGCTGTCCAACCTGGATGCGAAGCTGCGCCATCAGCTGCGCGCCCAGCTCAAGGAGCTTCAGTCTGAATTCGGGATCACCACGCTCTACGTCACCCACGATCAGGATGAAGCCCTGACCATGTCGGACCGGATCGCCGTCTTCAACGCGGGACGAGTCGAACAGGTCGGCACTCCGGAGGAGATCTACGACCACTCGGCCAACGAGTTCGTCTGCCGGTTCATCGGCGCGGCCACTCAGCTCTCCGGCAAGCTCGCTGCCGACCTGGGGCACGAGGTCACCAGCTCGTGCTTCCTGCGGCTCGAAAAGCCCCTGCTCGAGACGCCCGGAGCCCCGCTTCTCCCGGTCTACCGCCGGATCAGCGCCGTCGTGCAGTCCCTTGCCTATCACGGCACGCACACGATCTACACGGTGGAGGCCCGCGGGACGGCGTTGAAGATCCTGGTGCGCGAGGACGGCGGGGGCAAGGCCGGCCCGGGAGATGAGGTCGAGGTCGGCGTCAATCCTGAGCATGTCCTCGCCTACCCCTCGGCAGGCGTCTCATGA
- a CDS encoding ABC transporter permease produces MTTSVSTMLRSPFAVITLVVLTWFTVVLLLWPNLNLLIETFFPDGTFSGRAVERLMSSERAMRSLLNSVALAVALAISTNVVGIFLVLVTSYFKIFGSRVLWLGYATTLIYGGIVLAAGFKFVYGRDGIVTGILLRFHPELDRDWFTGFFAVLIVMTLATTTNHLLFLSSAIAKVDQQTVEAAKNLGASQWTILRRVVLPTVKPMIFAITILSFLTGLGALSAPIVLGGRDFQTITPMILSFAGSPASRDLAALLAIVLGLATIAMLVFLTRMEAGGTYFSLSKVATPLAKQKIQSRAANVVVHLAAYVIFLFYLTPFLLIILYSFVDSYSIQTSSFAIENMSLANYERVLTQRRALQPFLISILYSAAAAGVAVVGLLLVTRVLVRHRNWISIGFEYLLHVPWLLPGAMIALGLIMSYDQPSPLIGNNVLTGTVWILGIAFVVIKVPFTLRLLKASFSSINHSLEEAAVLMGASTWTIFRRILLPAVLPVAAAVFALNFISLLDDYDTAIFLAHPLYQPLGPVIHANAESTTDLDARANTFVYTVLLMIISTAAMWLAYGGATRRRRRRRRPAVVPAAPVTLSSSTKGPL; encoded by the coding sequence ATGACCACCTCCGTGTCCACGATGCTCCGCTCCCCCTTCGCCGTCATCACCCTGGTGGTGCTGACCTGGTTCACCGTAGTGCTGCTGCTCTGGCCCAACCTGAACCTGCTCATCGAGACGTTCTTCCCTGACGGCACGTTCTCCGGACGTGCGGTGGAACGCCTGATGTCCTCCGAGCGTGCCATGCGGTCGCTGCTGAACTCGGTCGCGTTGGCCGTGGCGTTGGCGATCAGCACCAATGTCGTGGGCATCTTTCTGGTACTGGTCACCAGCTACTTCAAGATCTTCGGGTCCCGCGTGCTGTGGCTGGGTTACGCCACCACGCTGATCTACGGCGGCATCGTCTTGGCCGCCGGGTTCAAGTTCGTCTACGGACGAGACGGAATAGTCACCGGAATCCTGCTGCGCTTCCACCCCGAGCTGGATCGTGACTGGTTCACCGGCTTCTTCGCGGTCCTGATCGTCATGACCCTCGCGACGACGACGAACCACCTGCTGTTCCTCTCCTCGGCCATCGCCAAAGTCGATCAGCAGACGGTGGAGGCCGCGAAGAACCTCGGCGCGAGCCAATGGACCATCCTGCGACGGGTGGTGCTGCCCACCGTGAAGCCGATGATCTTCGCGATCACCATCCTGAGCTTCCTGACCGGCCTCGGCGCGCTGTCGGCTCCGATCGTCCTGGGTGGCCGGGATTTCCAGACGATCACCCCGATGATCCTCTCCTTCGCAGGGTCCCCGGCTTCCCGTGACCTGGCCGCGCTGCTCGCCATCGTGCTGGGTCTGGCGACGATCGCCATGCTGGTGTTCCTGACCCGCATGGAAGCAGGGGGGACCTACTTCTCACTGTCGAAGGTGGCCACACCGCTGGCGAAGCAGAAGATCCAGAGCCGGGCGGCGAATGTGGTGGTGCATCTGGCCGCGTACGTGATCTTCCTGTTCTACCTGACGCCGTTCCTGCTGATCATCCTCTACTCCTTCGTGGACTCCTACAGCATCCAGACCAGCTCGTTCGCCATCGAGAACATGTCACTCGCGAACTATGAGCGGGTCCTGACCCAGCGCCGTGCACTCCAGCCCTTCCTGATCTCCATCCTCTACAGCGCGGCCGCAGCAGGTGTCGCCGTCGTCGGGCTGCTGCTGGTGACGCGGGTGCTGGTCCGGCACCGCAACTGGATCTCCATCGGCTTCGAGTATCTGCTGCACGTGCCGTGGCTGCTGCCGGGTGCGATGATCGCACTGGGCCTGATCATGAGCTACGACCAGCCCAGTCCGCTGATCGGCAACAACGTGCTCACCGGCACGGTGTGGATACTGGGCATCGCGTTCGTCGTCATCAAGGTCCCGTTCACGCTGCGGCTCCTGAAGGCATCCTTTTCCTCCATCAACCATTCCCTGGAGGAGGCCGCCGTGCTGATGGGTGCCAGCACCTGGACGATCTTCCGCCGGATCCTGCTTCCCGCGGTCCTTCCGGTCGCTGCGGCCGTCTTCGCGTTGAACTTCATCTCGCTGCTCGATGACTACGACACGGCGATCTTCCTGGCGCACCCGCTGTATCAGCCCCTGGGACCCGTCATCCACGCCAATGCGGAATCCACCACGGATCTCGACGCCCGAGCCAACACGTTCGTCTACACGGTGCTGCTGATGATCATCTCCACGGCGGCGATGTGGCTCGCCTATGGCGGGGCCACCCGCCGCCGGCGGAGGAGGCGCAGACCAGCGGTGGTCCCCGCCGCCCCGGTGACGCTCAGCTCCAGCACCAAAGGGCCCCTATGA
- a CDS encoding organic hydroperoxide resistance protein — translation METLYTAEAIAAGAGRNGHTRTDDGRIDLALAAPQAMGGSGEGANPEQLFAAGYAACFHGALQLVAGQEKAELGDSSVGAKVGIGKLPEGGFGLGVTLEVVVPNLPQDEAQKLADKAHEVCPYSNATRGNIEVKVVVSDD, via the coding sequence ATGGAGACCCTGTACACCGCAGAGGCCATCGCTGCCGGAGCTGGACGCAACGGCCACACCCGGACCGACGACGGCCGCATCGACCTCGCCCTGGCCGCACCGCAGGCCATGGGCGGATCGGGTGAAGGAGCCAACCCGGAGCAGCTCTTCGCCGCAGGGTACGCCGCCTGCTTCCACGGTGCCCTGCAGCTGGTCGCCGGCCAGGAGAAGGCCGAGCTGGGCGACTCCTCCGTGGGTGCCAAGGTCGGCATCGGCAAGCTGCCCGAGGGCGGCTTCGGTCTCGGGGTCACCCTCGAGGTCGTCGTGCCCAACCTGCCGCAGGACGAGGCGCAGAAGCTGGCCGACAAGGCCCACGAGGTGTGCCCGTACTCCAACGCC
- a CDS encoding ABC transporter ATP-binding protein, protein MSQTIAPADQRDLEEEGPHHGDLPLLEISGLRTQFETPDGTVKAVDGVDLEVHPGRTLCVVGESGCGKSMTARSVMQLIDPPGRIVEGEMHWRPQGAEAVDLAALDPDGEPIRQVRGGQIGMIFQEPMSSLSPMYTVGAHLIEAIRLHREVPKDEARKMALELLRRVGIPQPEQRMDVYPFQLSGGMCQRVMVAIALSCDPALLIADEPTTALDVTTQARILDLLKDVQAENQMAMMFITHDLGVVAEMADDVVVMYLGQVVERGTVEQIFSAPRHPYTRALLDSIPKLRDGGERPRLRTVRGMVPHPQNMPSGCRFRTRCDFAMPGVCDVDMPDSSVVGEGQEVRCHLYSHADGPGGIPDAVEEAPSAADVSADAVARSGVRTRVPVEIQSRPGEDVGTGAATGPLLQVRGLTKHFPIGGGMFRRATGEVRAVDGVDLDIPAGQTLGLVGESGCGKTTLGRCIARLADPTDGQILFREVDGSQTDLAQITGKRLRKYRTQIRTIFQDPFSSLNPRMTVKQIVGEPLLVNGLASGSTLEDRVAEMLKKVGIRPEYMPRYPHAFSGGQRQRLNIARALITDPRLVIADEPVSALDVSVRAQILNLLVDLQEELGLTYLFVSHDLSVVEHVADQVNVMYLGRIAEEAETAELYREPKHPYTQTLLHSVPVPDPTFVRRTTERATSDEVPYPKDAPDGCLFVTRCPHAQAEPCTSQRPELGEPDGGRRAACHFSESLDLTGIARD, encoded by the coding sequence ATGAGTCAGACCATCGCCCCAGCTGATCAGCGTGACCTCGAGGAGGAGGGGCCGCATCACGGTGACCTCCCGCTGCTCGAGATCAGCGGGCTGCGCACCCAGTTCGAGACCCCGGACGGCACGGTCAAGGCTGTGGACGGCGTCGACCTGGAGGTCCACCCCGGACGCACTCTGTGCGTGGTGGGCGAGTCGGGCTGCGGCAAGTCGATGACGGCACGGTCGGTGATGCAGCTGATCGACCCGCCGGGCCGGATCGTCGAAGGGGAGATGCATTGGCGCCCCCAGGGTGCGGAGGCGGTGGACCTCGCCGCGCTCGACCCTGACGGGGAGCCGATCCGGCAGGTGCGCGGCGGGCAGATCGGCATGATCTTCCAGGAGCCGATGTCCTCGCTGTCCCCGATGTACACCGTCGGGGCGCACCTGATCGAGGCGATCAGGCTGCACCGGGAGGTCCCCAAGGATGAGGCGCGGAAGATGGCCTTGGAGCTGCTGCGTCGGGTGGGCATCCCGCAGCCCGAGCAGCGGATGGACGTCTACCCGTTCCAGCTCTCCGGCGGGATGTGTCAGCGGGTGATGGTCGCCATCGCGCTGTCCTGCGACCCGGCCCTGCTCATCGCCGATGAGCCCACCACCGCCCTGGACGTCACCACCCAGGCCCGCATCCTCGACCTGCTGAAGGATGTGCAGGCGGAGAACCAGATGGCGATGATGTTCATCACCCATGATCTCGGGGTGGTGGCGGAGATGGCCGACGACGTCGTCGTCATGTACCTGGGCCAGGTGGTGGAGCGCGGCACGGTGGAGCAGATCTTCTCCGCCCCGCGGCACCCCTACACCCGGGCGCTGCTGGACTCGATACCGAAGCTGCGCGACGGCGGGGAGCGCCCGCGGCTGCGGACCGTGCGTGGCATGGTGCCGCACCCGCAGAACATGCCTTCCGGGTGTCGGTTCCGGACGCGTTGCGACTTCGCGATGCCCGGGGTCTGCGACGTCGACATGCCGGACTCCAGCGTTGTGGGGGAAGGCCAGGAGGTGCGCTGCCACCTCTACAGCCACGCCGACGGCCCGGGAGGGATCCCTGACGCCGTGGAGGAGGCACCGTCCGCCGCCGACGTCTCGGCAGACGCAGTGGCGCGGTCCGGCGTCCGCACGCGGGTGCCGGTGGAGATCCAGTCCCGGCCGGGCGAGGACGTCGGGACGGGAGCCGCGACGGGCCCGCTGCTGCAGGTCCGGGGTCTCACCAAGCACTTCCCGATCGGCGGAGGGATGTTCCGCCGAGCGACTGGGGAGGTCCGTGCAGTGGACGGCGTCGACCTGGACATCCCTGCGGGGCAGACCCTGGGGCTGGTGGGGGAGTCCGGCTGCGGCAAGACCACGCTGGGCCGCTGCATCGCGCGGCTGGCGGACCCCACCGACGGGCAGATCCTCTTCCGGGAGGTGGACGGCAGCCAGACCGATCTGGCGCAGATCACGGGCAAGCGGCTGCGGAAGTATCGCACCCAGATCCGCACCATCTTCCAGGACCCGTTCTCCTCGCTGAACCCCCGGATGACGGTGAAGCAGATCGTCGGGGAGCCGCTGCTGGTGAACGGTCTCGCCTCAGGCAGCACGCTGGAGGACCGGGTCGCTGAGATGCTGAAGAAGGTGGGGATCCGCCCGGAATACATGCCCCGGTACCCCCACGCGTTCTCCGGCGGCCAGCGGCAGCGGCTGAACATCGCCCGGGCGCTGATCACGGACCCCCGGCTGGTCATCGCCGATGAGCCCGTCTCCGCCCTGGACGTCTCCGTCCGGGCGCAGATCCTCAACCTCTTGGTGGACCTGCAGGAGGAGCTGGGTCTGACTTACCTGTTCGTCTCGCACGACCTCTCGGTGGTGGAGCATGTGGCCGACCAGGTCAACGTCATGTACCTGGGACGCATCGCCGAGGAGGCGGAGACTGCGGAGCTCTACCGTGAGCCGAAGCATCCCTACACCCAGACCCTGCTGCACTCGGTGCCCGTCCCGGACCCCACCTTCGTCCGGCGGACGACAGAGCGTGCCACCAGCGACGAGGTGCCGTATCCGAAGGACGCCCCCGACGGGTGCCTGTTCGTCACCCGGTGCCCGCATGCCCAGGCCGAGCCCTGCACCTCCCAGCGTCCGGAGCTGGGAGAGCCCGACGGCGGCCGCCGCGCCGCCTGCCACTTCAGCGAGTCTCTCGACCTGACTGGGATCGCGCGGGACTGA
- a CDS encoding glycerophosphodiester phosphodiesterase family protein, with product MRNTMATLRADAGMLIMAHRGTAVGSITENTVAAVHAALRSGADMVEIDIVASTDGDFFCFHDGAESRLFGQELNIVDLSGREIRQLRYIHTDRTNRSAPVASLADVLHHLPPRAVLNIDRSWRWWDTLLPWLEEWEVAHQLTLKCWAKDDSSVDTLRRQGPQLPFIPICESLDQAHAMVADPRLNTVGVELLARTPDHPALDREAVSELKALRPTDDPLLVMINSEVLRDGVPLFAGHDDESAVLISPHTAWGPLFDLGVDIIQTDWPWVLRDYRAWRADHAD from the coding sequence ATGAGAAACACGATGGCGACGCTGCGCGCTGACGCGGGGATGCTGATCATGGCTCACCGCGGCACTGCGGTGGGGTCGATCACCGAGAACACAGTGGCAGCGGTGCATGCGGCGCTGCGCTCGGGTGCCGACATGGTGGAGATCGACATCGTCGCGTCCACCGATGGTGACTTCTTCTGCTTCCACGACGGCGCGGAATCACGCCTGTTCGGACAGGAACTCAACATCGTGGATCTGTCCGGCCGAGAGATCCGTCAGCTTCGGTACATCCATACCGATCGGACGAACCGCTCCGCCCCGGTGGCATCCCTTGCGGATGTTCTTCACCACCTGCCACCGAGGGCGGTGCTCAACATCGACCGGTCGTGGCGCTGGTGGGACACGCTCCTGCCGTGGTTGGAGGAGTGGGAGGTGGCGCATCAGCTGACGCTCAAGTGCTGGGCGAAGGATGACTCCTCAGTCGACACGCTCCGCCGCCAGGGGCCGCAGCTCCCGTTCATCCCCATCTGCGAGAGTCTGGACCAGGCCCACGCCATGGTGGCCGATCCGCGGCTGAACACAGTGGGCGTGGAGCTGCTGGCAAGAACCCCGGACCACCCGGCACTGGACCGAGAAGCCGTCTCCGAGCTCAAGGCGCTGCGCCCCACGGACGACCCCTTGCTGGTCATGATCAACTCCGAGGTTCTCCGTGACGGCGTGCCGCTCTTCGCCGGCCATGATGATGAGAGTGCTGTGCTCATCTCACCGCACACAGCCTGGGGGCCTCTTTTCGACCTGGGGGTGGACATCATCCAGACAGACTGGCCATGGGTGCTCCGGGACTACCGAGCGTGGAGGGCCGATCATGCCGACTGA